The following coding sequences are from one Saccharomyces cerevisiae S288C chromosome VI, complete sequence window:
- the SMC2 gene encoding condensin subunit SMC2 (Subunit of the condensin complex; condensin reorganizes chromosomes during both mitosis and meiosis; essential SMC chromosomal ATPase family member that forms a subcomplex with Smc2p that has ATP-hydrolyzing and DNA-binding activity, but other condensin subunits are required for chromatin binding; required for clustering of tRNA genes at the nucleolus): MKVEELIIDGFKSYATRTVITDWDPQFNAITGLNGSGKSNILDAICFVLGIASMSTVRASSLQDLIYKRGQAGVTKASVTIVFDNTDKSNSPIGFTNSPQISVTRQVVLGGTSKYLINGHRAPQQSVLQLFQSVQLNINNPNFLIMQGKITKVLNMKPSEILSLIEEAAGTKMFEDRREKAERTMSKKETKLQENRTLLTEEIEPKLEKLRNEKRMFLEFQSTQTDLEKTERIVVSYEYYNIKHKHTSIRETLENGETRMKMLNEFVKKTSEEIDSLNEDVEEIKLQKEKELHKEGTISKLENKENGLLNEISRLKTSLSIKVENLNDTTEKSKALESEIASSSAKLIEKKSAYANTEKDYKMVQEQLSKQRDLYKRKEELVSTLTTGISSTGAADGGYNAQLAKAKTELNEVSLAIKKSSMKMELLKKELLTIEPKLKEATKDNELNVKHVKQCQETCDKLRARLVEYGFDPSRIKDLKQREDKLKSHYYQTCKNSEYLKRRVTNLEFNYTKPYPNFEASFVHGVVGQLFQIDNDNIRYATALQTCAGGRLFNVVVQDSQTATQLLERGRLRKRVTIIPLDKIYTRPISSQVLDLAKKIAPGKVELAINLIRFDESITKAMEFIFGNSLICEDPETAKKITFHPKIRARSITLQGDVYDPEGTLSGGSRNTSESLLVDIQKYNQIQKQIETIQADLNHVTEELQTQYATSQKTKTIQSDLNLSLHKLDLAKRNLDANPSSQIIARNEEILRDIGECENEIKTKQMSLKKCQEEVSTIEKDMKEYDSDKGSKLNELKKELKLLAKELEEQESESERKYDLFQNLELETEQLSSELDSNKTLLHNHLKSIESLKLENSDLEGKIRGVEDDLVTVQTELNEEKKRLMDIDDELNELETLIKKKQDEKKSSELELQKLVHDLNKYKSNTNNMEKIIEDLRQKHEFLEDFDLVRNIVKQNEGIDLDTYRERSKQLNEKFQELRKKVNPNIMNMIENVEKKEAALKTMIKTIEKDKMKIQETISKLNEYKRETLVKTWEKVTLDFGNIFADLLPNSFAKLVPCEGKDVTQGLEVKVKLGNIWKESLIELSGGQRSLIALSLIMALLQFRPAPMYILDEVDAALDLSHTQNIGHLIKTRFKGSQFIVVSLKEGMFANANRVFRTRFQDGTSVVSIM; the protein is encoded by the coding sequence ATGAAGGTAGAGGAATTGATTATTGATGGTTTCAAATCATACGCTACAAGAACAGTCATTACTGATTGGGACCCTCAATTCAATGCTATTACAGGTCTAAATGGGTCCGGTAAGTCGAACATTTTGGACGCCATTTGCTTCGTGCTCGGTATAGCATCAATGAGCACTGTGCGAGCATCTAGCCTGCAAGATTTGATCTATAAGCGTGGTCAAGCAGGTGTTACCAAGGCAAGCGTAACCattgtttttgataatACCGATAAATCAAATTCTCCCATTGGGTTCACTAACTCTCCTCAAATCTCTGTTACAAGGCAAGTCGTGCTTGGTGGAACTTCTAAATATCTGATAAATGGGCATAGGGCACCTCAACAGTCGGTTTTGCAACTATTTCAATCCGTGCAGTTAAATATCAATAATCCTAATTTTTTAATCATGCAAGGTAAAATTACCAAGGTTTTGAATATGAAACCCTCAGAGATCTTATCACTGATTGAAGAGGCAGCAGGGACAAAAATGTTCGAGGATCGTAGGGAAAAGGCAGAAAGAACAATGTCtaagaaagaaactaaaTTACAGGAGAACAGGACTCTGTTAACTGAAGAGATCGAACCTAAACTGGAAAAACTTCGAAACGAAAAGAGAATGTTCCTAGAATTTCAGTCTACTCAGActgatttggaaaaaactGAACGAATTGTTGTATCCTATGAATACTATAACATTAAACATAAACATACATCAATAAGAGAAACTCTGGAGAACGGTGAGACTCGTATGAAAATGTTAAATGAATTTGTTAAGAAAACTTCCGAAGAAATAGACAGTTTGAATGAGGATGTCGAGGAAATCAAACttcagaaagaaaaagaactaCACAAAGAAGGCACAATCTCCAAGTTGGAAAATAAGGAGAACGGTCTTTTAAATGAAATTTCTCGTTTGAAAACTTCACTGTCGATAAAagtagaaaatttgaatgataCTACTGAAAAATCAAAGGCTCTGGAGTCAGAAATTGCAAGTTCCTCTGCAAAGCTaatcgaaaaaaaatcggCATACGCTAACACTGAAAAGGATTATAAAATGGTGCAGGAACAACTCAGTAAACAAAGGGATCTTTATAaacgaaaagaagaattagtTTCCACTTTAACCACAGGTATTTCCTCGACCGGTGCCGCAGACGGTGGTTATAACGCACAGTTGGCCAAGGCAAAGACTGAGCTGAATGAAGTCTCCTTGGcgataaaaaaatcaagcaTGAAAATGGAgttgttgaagaaagagCTATTGACAATTGAACCTAAATTAAAGGAGGCCACGAAAGATAACGAGTTAAATGTGAAGCATGTTAAACAATGCCAAGAAACGTGCGATAAACTACGAGCCCGACTAGTCGAATATGGGTTTGATCCATCACGAATTAAAGACCTGAAGCAAAGAGAGGATAAATTGAAGAGCCATTATTATCAAACATGTAAGAACTCTGAATATTTAAAAAGACGCGTAACAAATCTGGAATTTAACTATACGAAACCTTATCCTAATTTTGAAGCCAGCTTTGTCCATGGGGTGGTGGGTCAACTTTTCCAGATagataatgataatattcGCTATGCTACTGCTTTGCAAACTTGTGCCGGAGGTAGGCTATTCAATGTTGTTGTTCAAGATTCTCAGACGGCCACTCAGCTATTAGAAAGAGGAAGATTACGCAAGCGTGTTACCATCATACCTCTTGATAAGATATATACGAGGCCAATAAGTTCTCAAGTGCTTGATTTAGCCAAGAAAATTGCTCCTGGGAAAGTTGAATTGGCAATAAATTTAATAAGGTTTGATGAATCTATCACTAAAGCGATGgaatttatttttggaaatagTTTAATCTGTGAAGATCCGGAAacagcaaagaaaattaccTTCCATCCAAAGATCCGCGCTAGAAGTATCACCCTTCAAGGTGATGTATACGACCCAGAGGGTACATTGTCTGGTGGTAGTAGAAATACCTCTGAATCGTTATTAGTTgatattcaaaaatacaatcaaattcaaaaacaaattgaGACCATTCAGGCTGATCTCAACCATGTAACGGAAGAGCTACAGACGCAATATGCTACATCgcaaaaaacaaagacCATTCAAAGTGATTTAAATCTCTCGTTGCATAAATTGGATTTGGCTAAGCGTAATCTCGACGCGAATCCATCTTCCCAAATAATTGCTAggaatgaagaaattttgagGGACATTGGAGAGTGTGAGAATGAAATCAAAACCAAGCAAATGAGCTTAAAGAAATGTCAAGAAGAAGTTTCGACCATTGAAAAAGACATGAAGGAGTACGATAGCGATAAAGGATCCAAGTTAAATGAATTAAAGAAGGAATTGAAACTATTGGCGAAAGAGCTGGAGGAGCAGGAATCGGAGTCAGAACGTAAATATGACTTGTTTCAAAACTTGGAATTAGAAACAGAGCAATTGAGCTCAGAACTAGATTCTAATAAGACGCTATTGCATAACCATTTGAAATCTATTGAAAGtttgaaattggaaaattctGATTTGGAGGGAAAGATACGAGGTGTTGAAGACGACCTTGTAACAGTCCAGACAGAACTGaacgaagaaaagaaaaggttgATGGacattgatgatgaactaaatgaattagaaacattgataaagaaaaaacaggacgagaaaaaaagcagtGAATTAGAACTACAAAAATTGGTCCATGACTTGAACAAATATAAGTCTAATACGAACAACATGGAAAAGATAATTGAAGATCTGCGACAGAAACACGAATTTCTTGAGGATTTTGATCTGGTGAGAAATATCGTCAAACAAAATGAGGGTATCGATTTGGATACTTACAGAGAAAGGAGTAAACAATTGAACGAGAAGTTTCAAGAGctcagaaaaaaagttaatcCAAATATTATGAATATGATAGAAAATGTTGAGAAAAAGGAGGCAGCATTAAAAACAATGATTAAAACgattgaaaaagataagATGAAAATCCAAGAGACTATATCGAAGTTGAACGaatataaaagagaaaCTTTAGTCAAAACATGGGAGAAAGTGACACTTGATTTTGGTAATATTTTTGCAGACCTTTTACCAAATTCATTTGCAAAATTGGTTCCATGCGAAGGTAAGGACGTAACGCAGGGTTTAGAGGTTAAAGTAAAGCTTGGTAATATATGGAAGGAAAGTTTGATTGAATTGTCCGGTGGGCAAAGGTCGTTGATTGCTTTGTCATTGATTATGGCATTGTTGCAATTTCGACCAGCGCCTATGTATATTTTGGATGAAGTTGATGCTGCTCTTGATTTAAGTCATACGCAAAATATAGGTCATTTGATTAAAACAAGGTTTAAAGGATCTCAGTTCATTGTAGTCTCGCTTAAAGAAGGTATGTTTGCCAATGCTAATAGGGTCTTCAGGACGAGATTTCAAGATGGTACCTCCGTAGTTAGTATAATGTGA
- the RPL2A gene encoding 60S ribosomal protein uL2 RPL2A (Ribosomal 60S subunit protein L2A; homologous to mammalian ribosomal protein L2 and bacterial L2; RPL2A has a paralog, RPL2B, that arose from the whole genome duplication): protein MGRVIRNQRKGAGSIFTSHTRLRQGAAKLRTLDYAERHGYIRGIVKQIVHDSGRGAPLAKVVFRDPYKYRLREEIFIANEGVHTGQFIYAGKKASLNVGNVLPLGSVPEGTIVSNVEEKPGDRGALARASGNYVIIIGHNPDENKTRVRLPSGAKKVISSDARGVIGVIAGGGRVDKPLLKAGRAFHKYRLKRNSWPKTRGVAMNPVDHPHGGGNHQHIGKASTISRGAVSGQKAGLIAARRTGLLRGSQKTQD, encoded by the exons ATGG GTAGAGTTATTCGTAACCAAAGAAAGGGTGCTGGTTCTATCTTTACCTCCCACACCAGATTGAGACAAGGTGCTGCCAAGTTGAGAACTTTGGATTATGCTGAACGTCACGGTTACATTCGTGGTATCGTTAAGCAAATTGTCCACGACTCCGGTAGAGGTGCCCCATTGGCCAAGGTTGTCTTCCGTGACCCATACAAGTACAGATTGCGTGAAGAAATCTTTATTGCTAACGAAGGTGTCCACACTGGTCAATTCATTTACGCCGGTAAGAAGGCTTCTTTGAACGTCGGTAACGTCTTGCCATTGGGTTCTGTCCCAGAAGGTACCATTGTCTCCAACGTTGAAGAAAAGCCAGGTGACAGAGGTGCCCTAGCCAGAGCTTCCGGTAACTACGTTATTATCATCGGTCACAACCCAGACGAAAACAAGACTAGAGTCAGATTACCATCCGGTGCCAAGAAGGTTATCTCTTCTGATGCCAGAGGTGTCATCGGTGTCATTGCCGGTGGTGGTAGAGTTGACAAACCATTGTTGAAGGCTGGTCGTGCTTTCCACAAGTACAGATTGAAGAGAAACTCTTGGCCAAAGACCCGTGGTGTTGCCATGAATCCAGTTGATCACCCTCACGGTGGTGGTAACCATCAACATATTGGTAAGGCTTCTACCATCTCTAGAGGTGCTGTTTCTGGTCAAAAGGCCGGTTTGATTGCCGCCAGAAGAACTGGTTTGTTACGTGGTTCTCAAAAGACCCAAGATTAG
- the RRT5 gene encoding Rrt5p (hypothetical protein; non-essential gene identified in a screen for mutants with increased levels of rDNA transcription; expressed at high levels during sporulation), with amino-acid sequence MTEQVNNDTTSDTTTTITTVYISNLPFTASERDLHAFLNNYGASSVLIPTQTVRRFSKRHNSNPRKPLGIAFAQFANNTLALKAIQDLNGTVFQNQKLFLKLHVPYEADSTPDTDVKKPKEKNKVKKTPETAADTVYCHDLPDDITDSEIRELFQLYSPQEIWIYRSKVYRRKCIPFAPHQITAALVTLQSETPIGDICDSVAKTATLRGKSIIVKPAYVSKIQEIKQLVKDNLTNARDPPPAALAEPAPAPAPVEPAEQVQEGQDNAETNDVPPPPASSSDRPTVAAT; translated from the coding sequence ATGACAGAACAAGTTAACAATGACACTACCAGTGACACTACCACTACCATTACCACAGTTTACATTTCGAACCTGCCATTCACGGCGAGTGAGCGAGACCTACATGCCTTCCTAAACAACTATGGCGCCAGTTCAGTGTTGATTCCAACGCAGACCGTCCGCAGATTCAGCAAAAGGCACAATAGCAACCCTCGCAAACCACTAGGCATAGCATTTGCCCAGTTCGCAAACAATACTCTGGCTTTGAAGGCCATTCAAGACTTGAACGGAACCGTTTTCCAAAATCAGAAACTATTTCTAAAGTTACACGTTCCTTACGAGGCAGACTCTACTCCAGACACGGATGTAAAGAAGcccaaagaaaaaaataaggtTAAGAAGACACCAGAGACTGCCGCGGATACGGTTTACTGTCACGACCTGCCAGACGATATAACCGACAGTGAGATCCGTGAGTTGTTCCAGCTCTACTCGCCTCAAGAAATCTGGATTTACAGGTCCAAGGTGTACAGGAGAAAGTGTATTCCTTTTGCTCCACACCAAATTACTGCCGCTTTGGTCACTTTGCAATCTGAAACCCCAATTGGGGACATTTGTGACAGTGTGGCCAAGACAGCTACTTTGAGGGGCAAATCGATAATAGTGAAGCCCGCTTACGTCTCTAAgattcaagaaattaaacaatTGGTCAAGGACAACTTAACCAATGCGCGCGACCCACCTCCAGCAGCATTGGCAGAGCCAGCGCCAGCGCCAGCGCCAGTAGAGCCAGCGGAGCAAGTGCAGGAAGGGCAAGACAATGCGGAAACCAATGATGTCCCACCTCCGCCTGCTTCGTCTTCCGATCGTCCAACCGTGGCTGCTACTTAG
- the RPL29 gene encoding 60S ribosomal protein eL29 RPL29 (Ribosomal 60S subunit protein L29; not essential for translation, but required for proper joining of large and small ribosomal subunits and for normal translation rate; homologous to mammalian ribosomal protein L29, no bacterial homolog) → MAKSKNHTAHNQTRKAHRNGIKKPKTYKYPSLKGVDPKFRRNHKHALHGTAKALAAAKK, encoded by the coding sequence ATGGCTAAGTCTAAGAACCATACCGCTCACAACCAAACCAGAAAGGCTCACAGAAACGGTATCAAGAAGCCAAAGACCTACAAGTACCCTTCTTTGAAAGGTGTTGATCCAAAGTTTAGAAGAAACCACAAGCATGCCCTACACGGCACTGCTAAGGCTTTGGCTGCTGCCAAGaaataa
- the MIN10 gene encoding Min10p (Mitochondrial hypothetical protein; identified by gene-trapping, microarray-based expression analysis, and genome-wide homology searching): MVASRARENQRYSQCRKSTIFPLGFAIISGYIQFQNISILHISRFNPLFYNIFHSIFKNPGTTIQLESTLYYHEVPISPIGNAGSQI; encoded by the coding sequence atggtCGCTAGCCGCGCTCGGGAAAACCAGCGATATTCTCAATGTAGGAAGTCTACCATTTTCCCTTTAGGCTTTGCCATAATCTCTGGATACATACAATTTCAGAATATTTCAATACTGCATATTTCAAGATTCAACCCATTATTTTATaacatttttcattcaataTTCAAGAACCCCGGAACAACAATACAGTTAGAAAGTAcgttatattatcatgaAGTCCCCATTTCGCCCATTGGAAATGCAGGTAGCCAAATCTGA
- the QCR6 gene encoding ubiquinol--cytochrome-c reductase subunit 6 (Subunit 6 of the ubiquinol cytochrome-c reductase complex; the complex, also known as the cytochrome bc(1) complex or Complex III, is a component of the mitochondrial inner membrane electron transport chain; highly acidic protein; required for maturation of cytochrome c1; may be loosely associated with the complex since it is easily released into the intermembrane space), producing MGMLELVGEYWEQLKITVVPVVAAAEDDDNEQHEEKAAEGEEKEEENGDEDEDEDEDEDDDDDDDEDEEEEEEVTDQLEDLREHFKNTEEGKALVHHYEECAERVKIQQQQPGYADLEHKEDCVEEFFHLQHYLDTATAPRLFDKLK from the coding sequence atggGCATGTTGGAACTAGTTGGTGAGTACTGGGAACAACTAAAGATAACCGTTGTGCCTGTTGTGGCCGCGGCCGAAGATGACGATAACGAGCAGcatgaagaaaaggcagcagaaggagaagaaaaagaagaagaaaatggggatgaagatgaggatgaagacgaagacgaagatgatgatgatgatgacgacgaagatgaggaagaagaggaagaagtCACTGATCAGTTGGAAGATTTGAGAGAACATTTCAAGAACACGGAGGAGGGTAAGGCCCTTGTGCACCACTACGAGGAGTGTGCTGAGAGAGTCAAGAtacagcaacaacaacccGGCTACGCGGATCTTGAACACAAGGAGGACTGTGTGGAGGAGTTTTTCCATCTACAGCACTATTTGGACACTGCCACGGCACCTAGATTATTTGACAAATTAAAGTAG
- the PHO4 gene encoding phosphate-sensing transcription factor PHO4 (Basic helix-loop-helix (bHLH) transcription factor of the myc-family; activates transcription cooperatively with Pho2p in response to phosphate limitation; binding to 'CACGTG' motif is regulated by chromatin restriction, competitive binding of Cbf1p to the same DNA binding motif and cooperation with Pho2p; function is regulated by phosphorylation at multiple sites and by phosphate availability) → MGRTTSEGIHGFVDDLEPKSSILDKVGDFITVNTKRHDGREDFNEQNDELNSQENHNSSENGNENENEQDSLALDDLDRAFELVEGMDMDWMMPSHAHHSPATTATIKPRLLYSPLIHTQSAVPVTISPNLVATATSTTSANKVTKNKSNSSPYLNKRRGKPGPDSATSLFELPDSVIPTPKPKPKPKQYPKVILPSNSTRRVSPVTAKTSSSAEGVVVASESPVIAPHGSSHSRSLSKRRSSGALVDDDKRESHKHAEQARRNRLAVALHELASLIPAEWKQQNVSAAPSKATTVEAACRYIRHLQQNVST, encoded by the coding sequence ATGGGCCGTACAACTTCTGAGGGAATACACGGTTTTGTGGACGATCTAGAGCCCAAGAGCAGCATTCTTGATAAAGTCGGAGACTTTATCACCGTAAACACGAAACGGCATGATGGGCGCGAGGACTTCAACGAGCAAAACGACGAGCTGAACAGTCAAGAGAACCACAACAGCAGTGAGAATGGGAACgagaatgaaaatgaacaagACAGTCTCGCGTTGGACGACCTAGACCGCGCCTTTGAGCTGGTGGAAGGTATGGATATGGACTGGATGATGCCCTCGCATGCGCACCACTCCCCAGCTACAACTGCTACAATCAAGCCGCGGCTATTATATTCGCCGCTAATACACACGCAAAGTGCGGTTCCCGTAACCATTTCGCCGAACTTGGTCGCTACTGCTACTTCCACCACATCCGCTAACAAAGTCACTAAAAACAAGAGTAATAGTAGTCCGTATTTGAACAAGCGCAGAGGTAAACCCGGGCCGGATTCGGCCACTTCGCTGTTCGAATTGCCCGACAGCGTTATCCCAACTCCGAAACCGAAACCGAAACCAAAGCAATATCCGAAAGTTATTCTGCCGTCGAACAGCACAAGACGCGTATCACCGGTCACGGCCAAGACCAGCAGCAGCGCAGAAGGCGTGGTCGTAGCAAGTGAGTCTCCTGTAATCGCGCCGCACGGATCGAGCCATTCGCGGTCGCTGAGTAAGCGACGGTCATCGGGCGCGCTCGTGGACGATGACAAGCGCGAATCACACAAGCATGCAGAGCAAGCACGGCGTAATCGATTAGCGGTCGCGCTGCACGAACTGGCGTCTTTAATCCCCGCGGAGTGGAAACAGCAAAATGTGTCGGCCGCGCCGTCCAAAGCGACCACCGTGGAGGCGGCCTGCCGGTACATCCGTCACCTACAGCAGAACGTGAGCACGTGA
- a CDS encoding uncharacterized protein (hypothetical protein; deletion mutant exhibits synthetic phenotype with alpha-synuclein), which translates to MSASDKTKLCNKGMSRTSRTTTFVITPAFRERDDEGANSLCKAFLNTFSNLKSGMFKCLLGVGAVGTFISTFPQFFLLPCLLCVRCVCVCLCASISYAASAIFSFSIFFFFCLA; encoded by the coding sequence ATGAGCGCGAGTGACAAAACAAAGCTCTGCAATAAGGGCATGAGCAGGACATCGCGAACCACAACTTTCGTAATCACACCCGCCTTCCGTGAGAGAGACGATGAGGGTGCCAATTCCCTGTGTAAAGCTTTCTTGAACACTTTCTCGAACCTCAAATCAGGTATGTTCAAATGTTTGTTGGGAGTTGGCGCCGTAGGTACGTTCATTTCTACGTTCCCACAGTTTTTCTTGCTGCCTTGCCTTCTTTGCGTACGGTGTGTATGTGTATGTCTGTGTGCAAGTATTTCCTATGCTGCAAGTGCGATTTTCTcgttttctatttttttttttttttgcctcGCCTAA
- a CDS encoding uncharacterized protein (hypothetical protein; added to genome annotation based on evolutionary, translation, and proteomics evidence) yields the protein MNVPTAPTPNKHLNIPDLRFEKVFKKALHRELAPSSSLSRKAGVITKVVVRDVLLMPLLQSFVLSLALMGVKEWLSYIRLKGRTLGDRIRQRLFPI from the coding sequence ATGAACGTACCTACGGCGCCAACTCCCAACAAACATTTGAACATACCTGATTTGAGGTTCGAGAAAGTGTTCAAGAAAGCTTTACACAGGGAATTGGCACCCTCATCGTCTCTCTCACGGAAGGCGGGTGTGATTACGAAAGTTGTGGTTCGCGATGTCCTGCTCATGCCCTTATTGCAGAGCTTTGTTTTGTCACTCGCGCTCATGGGTGTGAAGGAATGGTTGTCTTACATACGCTTGAAAGGACGAACCCTAGGTGACCGCATTAGACAGAGACTTTTTCCGATCTAA
- the CDC26 gene encoding anaphase promoting complex subunit CDC26 (Subunit of the Anaphase-Promoting Complex/Cyclosome (APC/C); which is a ubiquitin-protein ligase required for degradation of anaphase inhibitors, including mitotic cyclins, during the metaphase/anaphase transition; relocalizes to the cytosol in response to hypoxia): MIRRAPTTLQLSHDDVTSLIDDLNEQKLKQQLNIEKTKYFQGKNGGSLHSNTDFQDTSQNIEDNNNDNDNDIDEDDDMSSYNDKAASVAHTRVLNSLHLSTDSNTAHETSNANDNHNPFYIREE; this comes from the coding sequence ATGATCAGAAGGGCCCCTACCACCTTGCAGCTCAGTCACGACGACGTAACCTCTCTGATCGATGACCTGAACGAGCAGAAACTCAAGCAGCAGCTGAATATCGAGAAGACAAAATACTTccaaggaaaaaatggCGGATCGCTGCACTCCAATACAGACTTTCAGGACACATCGCAGAATATCGAAGACAACAATAACGATAACGATAACGATatcgatgaagatgacgacATGTCATCTTACAACGACAAAGCAGCCTCGGTAGCGCACACCAGAGTCCTCAATTCCTTGCATCTGTCCACCGACAGCAATACCGCCCACGAGACGTCCAATGCAAACGACAACCACAACCCCTTCTACATCCGCGAGGAATAA